The proteins below are encoded in one region of Silene latifolia isolate original U9 population chromosome 2, ASM4854445v1, whole genome shotgun sequence:
- the LOC141643767 gene encoding phytyl ester synthase 2, chloroplastic-like isoform X1: MAAISQAVNFAGISTDRRLHRPSLRRSAVVINHSTAAAEKRPTNHKMEAAAAVAKAKKFLEEEENEKLSLEDYFEQAESLIKSDGGDGPPRWFSPLECGSRIFDNSPLLLYLPGIDGLGLGLILQHQKLGKIFDVWCLHIPVKDRTPFQDLILLVEQTVRSENCRFPGRPIYLVGESIGGCLALAVAARNPNIDLVLILANPATSFAKSQLQSILPLLEFIPSELSLISIPYAFSLMTGDPFKTTSSGLEKGFQLEKLYKGLFKQSIHFSVVADILPRDTLLWKLRMMNSAASFVNSRIYAVKAQILILASGRDPLLPNLEEAERIRVALPKQEIHLLKDTAFLPKCEIRKFDESGHFIFLEDGIDLVAILKGTSFYRRAKFQDYVSDYLPPTEAEFKKICEPYRWISTATGPVMFSTLDDGKIVRSLEGIPTEGPVVLVGYHMLLGLELFPLVMNFLTERDVLLRGLAHPIIFVRMLEEQLDISMFDSFRAMGAVPVSASNFYKLLAAGSHVLLYPGGMREACHKKGEEYQLFWPERSEFVRMAARFGAKIIPFGVVGEDDIGELVLDYDDQMKIPYLRDLIEKGSGVGQLRTDAEGEVANQIGYLPGILPKFPGRFYYYFGKPIDTAGMKEELKKRDKADQVYLEIKSEVERCISFLKENRERDPFRSLASRTLYSAISGWSAEVPTFEI, encoded by the exons ATGGCCGCCATTAGTCAAGCCGTCAACTTCGCCGGAATCTCCACTGATCGCCGCCTTCACCGACCTTCTCTCCGTCGTTCCGCCGTAGTAATCAATCACTCAACGGCGGCGGCAGAGAAAAGACCGACGAATCACAAAATGGAAGCTGCGGCGGCGGTGGCGAAAGCGAAGAAGTTTCTAGAAGAAGAGGAAAATGAAAAATTGAGCTTGGAGGATTACTTCGAGCAAGCTGAATCGTTGATTAAATCGGACGGCGGAGATGGACCGCCTCGCTGGTTCTCACCCTTGGAGTGTGGGTCCCGCATATTTGATAACTCGCCTCTTCTTCTTTACTTGCCTG GTATTGACGGACTTGGACTTGGACTTATTTTGCAGCATcaaaaactggggaa GATTTTTGATGTATGGTGTTTGCACATACCTGTCAAGGACCGCACCCCATTCCAAG ATTTGATACTGTTAGTTGAGCAAACTGTTAGGTCTGAGAATTGTCGTTTCCCTGGGAGACCGATATATCTTGTTGGAGAATCAATTGGAGGATGTCTTGCATTAGCTGTGGCAGCGCGAAATCCTAATATTGATCTTGTACTTATTTTGGCTAATCCTG CAACCAGTTTTGCCAAGTCTCAGCTACAGTCTATATTACCTTTGCTCGAGTTCATCCCAAGCGAGCTGTCTCTCATCAGTATACCATATGCATTCAGCCTGATGACAG GTGACCCTTTCAAAACAACATCCTCTGGTTTGGAGAAAGGGTTTCAACTGGAAAAACTTTACAAAGGTCTCTTCAAGCAGTCAATTCACTTTTCG GTTGTGGCTGATATTCTTCCCAGAGACACTCTTTTGTGGAAGCTGCGCATGATGAACTCAGCTGCTTCGTTTGTGAATTCTCGTATATATGCTGTCAAAGCCCAAATTTTAATTCTTGCGAG TGGAAGAGATCCATTGCTGCCAAACCTGGAGGAAGCTGAAAGAATACGTGTAGCTTTACCAAAACAAGAGATACATTTGTTGAAGGACACTGCTTTCCTACCGAAGTGTGAGATCCGCAAATTCGATGAATCTGGGCATTTTATCTTCCTG GAAGACGGGATCGACTTAGTAGCTATCCTGAAGGGCACAAGCTTCTATCGCCGTGCTAAATTTCAAGACTATGTCTCTGACTATTTGCCTCCCACTGAAGCTGAATTTAAGAAAATATGCGAGCCATACAG ATGGATTAGCACGGCTACTGGACCTGTAATGTTCTCTACCTTGGATGATGGGAAGATTGTGCGAAGCCTTGAAGGTATTCCAACTGAGGGGCCTGTTGTGCTTGTCGGTTATCACATGTTACTTGGCTTGGAGTTGTTTCCTCTGGTAATGAACTTTTTGACTGAGAGAGATGTCCTGTTACGGGGTCTAGCACATCCTATTATTTTTGTGAGGATGCTAGAAGAACAACTAGACATATCTATGTTCGACTCTTTTAGAGCTATGGGTGCAGTTCCGGTCTCCGCTAGCAACTTCTACAAGCTCCTAGCTGCAGGTTCTCATGTTCTATTATATCCAGGAGGAATGCGTGAAGCTTGTCATAAAAAG GGTGAGGAATATCAACTATTTTGGCCTGAAAGGTCCGAATTTGTGAGGATGGCTGCTAGATTTGGAGCAAAAATCATACCCTTTGGGGTCGTCGGTGAAGATGATATTGGTGAG CTTGTTCTTGACTATGACGATCAAATGAAGATTCCTTACCTGAGGGACCTCATCGAGAAAGGGTCAGGTGTTGGTCAGCTGAG GACTGACGCAGAAGGTGAAGTTGCCAACCAGATTGGGTATCTTCCAGGAATTTTACCCAAATTTCCTGGCCGTTTCTATTATTATTTCGGGAAACCAATTGATACAGCAG GAATGAAGGAAGAGCTAAAAAAGAGAGACAAAGCTGATCAAGTTTACTTGGAGATAAAGTCGGAGGTGGAGCGTTGCATTTCATTTCTCAAGGAAAACAGAGAAAGGGACCCTTTTAGAAGCCTTGCTTCTAGAACATTGTATAGTGCCATCAGCGGCTGGTCAGCTGAGGTTCCCACTTTCGAAATCTAG
- the LOC141643767 gene encoding phytyl ester synthase 2, chloroplastic-like isoform X2 encodes MDRLAGSHPWSVGPAYLITRLFFFTCLVLTDLDLDLFCSIKNWGNLILLVEQTVRSENCRFPGRPIYLVGESIGGCLALAVAARNPNIDLVLILANPATSFAKSQLQSILPLLEFIPSELSLISIPYAFSLMTGDPFKTTSSGLEKGFQLEKLYKGLFKQSIHFSVVADILPRDTLLWKLRMMNSAASFVNSRIYAVKAQILILASGRDPLLPNLEEAERIRVALPKQEIHLLKDTAFLPKCEIRKFDESGHFIFLEDGIDLVAILKGTSFYRRAKFQDYVSDYLPPTEAEFKKICEPYRWISTATGPVMFSTLDDGKIVRSLEGIPTEGPVVLVGYHMLLGLELFPLVMNFLTERDVLLRGLAHPIIFVRMLEEQLDISMFDSFRAMGAVPVSASNFYKLLAAGSHVLLYPGGMREACHKKGEEYQLFWPERSEFVRMAARFGAKIIPFGVVGEDDIGELVLDYDDQMKIPYLRDLIEKGSGVGQLRTDAEGEVANQIGYLPGILPKFPGRFYYYFGKPIDTAGMKEELKKRDKADQVYLEIKSEVERCISFLKENRERDPFRSLASRTLYSAISGWSAEVPTFEI; translated from the exons ATGGACCGCCTCGCTGGTTCTCACCCTTGGAGTGTGGGTCCCGCATATTTGATAACTCGCCTCTTCTTCTTTACTTGCCTG GTATTGACGGACTTGGACTTGGACTTATTTTGCAGCATcaaaaactggggaa ATTTGATACTGTTAGTTGAGCAAACTGTTAGGTCTGAGAATTGTCGTTTCCCTGGGAGACCGATATATCTTGTTGGAGAATCAATTGGAGGATGTCTTGCATTAGCTGTGGCAGCGCGAAATCCTAATATTGATCTTGTACTTATTTTGGCTAATCCTG CAACCAGTTTTGCCAAGTCTCAGCTACAGTCTATATTACCTTTGCTCGAGTTCATCCCAAGCGAGCTGTCTCTCATCAGTATACCATATGCATTCAGCCTGATGACAG GTGACCCTTTCAAAACAACATCCTCTGGTTTGGAGAAAGGGTTTCAACTGGAAAAACTTTACAAAGGTCTCTTCAAGCAGTCAATTCACTTTTCG GTTGTGGCTGATATTCTTCCCAGAGACACTCTTTTGTGGAAGCTGCGCATGATGAACTCAGCTGCTTCGTTTGTGAATTCTCGTATATATGCTGTCAAAGCCCAAATTTTAATTCTTGCGAG TGGAAGAGATCCATTGCTGCCAAACCTGGAGGAAGCTGAAAGAATACGTGTAGCTTTACCAAAACAAGAGATACATTTGTTGAAGGACACTGCTTTCCTACCGAAGTGTGAGATCCGCAAATTCGATGAATCTGGGCATTTTATCTTCCTG GAAGACGGGATCGACTTAGTAGCTATCCTGAAGGGCACAAGCTTCTATCGCCGTGCTAAATTTCAAGACTATGTCTCTGACTATTTGCCTCCCACTGAAGCTGAATTTAAGAAAATATGCGAGCCATACAG ATGGATTAGCACGGCTACTGGACCTGTAATGTTCTCTACCTTGGATGATGGGAAGATTGTGCGAAGCCTTGAAGGTATTCCAACTGAGGGGCCTGTTGTGCTTGTCGGTTATCACATGTTACTTGGCTTGGAGTTGTTTCCTCTGGTAATGAACTTTTTGACTGAGAGAGATGTCCTGTTACGGGGTCTAGCACATCCTATTATTTTTGTGAGGATGCTAGAAGAACAACTAGACATATCTATGTTCGACTCTTTTAGAGCTATGGGTGCAGTTCCGGTCTCCGCTAGCAACTTCTACAAGCTCCTAGCTGCAGGTTCTCATGTTCTATTATATCCAGGAGGAATGCGTGAAGCTTGTCATAAAAAG GGTGAGGAATATCAACTATTTTGGCCTGAAAGGTCCGAATTTGTGAGGATGGCTGCTAGATTTGGAGCAAAAATCATACCCTTTGGGGTCGTCGGTGAAGATGATATTGGTGAG CTTGTTCTTGACTATGACGATCAAATGAAGATTCCTTACCTGAGGGACCTCATCGAGAAAGGGTCAGGTGTTGGTCAGCTGAG GACTGACGCAGAAGGTGAAGTTGCCAACCAGATTGGGTATCTTCCAGGAATTTTACCCAAATTTCCTGGCCGTTTCTATTATTATTTCGGGAAACCAATTGATACAGCAG GAATGAAGGAAGAGCTAAAAAAGAGAGACAAAGCTGATCAAGTTTACTTGGAGATAAAGTCGGAGGTGGAGCGTTGCATTTCATTTCTCAAGGAAAACAGAGAAAGGGACCCTTTTAGAAGCCTTGCTTCTAGAACATTGTATAGTGCCATCAGCGGCTGGTCAGCTGAGGTTCCCACTTTCGAAATCTAG